CATAAGGAGCCATGTAACTGTAAACTCTTCTGATCCAGTTTATGTAGCTATCTGAATTTTGTGCTTGTGCATCTTCCCAGTACACCAAATGCTGTATTTTATACAAATTGCCAGCTCTGTGAGGAAATGGAATCGAGGATGCCGGGATTTCATCCATTCTTCCCCCGTAAGGGCTCAAGATCAACACTGCCTCAGCTGCTTCAGCTTCATAAAACAATCTCCACAGTCCTTCCAGTCCATATTCAGGGATGGGATCCTGCACATAGTCTGATTTTGCTTTGAAGTATCGAACACTGGGTTGGGTCCGGTTAAGCAGGATCTCACGTGAATCTATGGGGAATCCAGCGAAATACAGTATTGATTGAATCCAGCTCATTTCCACGCAGTCTTCTCTCACCAAACCCAGTTCAGGGAAACTTTCTTGCATGATGGGAAGCAACCTGTCGATTCCACCCAGAAAAAGAGAATTGAATGATGCCCGAATCGTATAATTTCTTCCGTTGTCTTGGTTGGAGTTCATCCTAGTCAAGATAACTCTGACGAACAAGTCTTTATCGAAATTATGAGCTATATACTGCCATTTGTGAAGAAGTTGAGTTGCATTCTGCTCCAAAGTTCTGTCAATTGTGAATACAGTGACGTTCGCAGGAACATCCACTAATTGTAGTTTCCATGAAAGAATGACACCAAAACTGGCCCCTCCGCCACCTCTGATGGCCCAGAAAAGATCTTCACCCATGCTCTGTCTGTCGAGAATTTTGCCATTAACATCCACTATTCTCGCATCGATGACATTATCAGCAGCGAGACCATATTTCCTCATGATGGTGCCGTATCCTCCTCCACTCAAGTGCCCACCAACGCCAATAGTTGGGCACACACCTGCCGGAAAGCCCAAGGTTTGGCTTTTCTCTGCAATGCTATAATACAGAGAGCCAAGAGTTGCTCCAGACTGGACCCAAGCTGTTTTGGCCTCAGCATCAACGGTTACTTGGCTAaaattgat
Above is a window of Henckelia pumila isolate YLH828 unplaced genomic scaffold, ASM3356847v2 CTG_254, whole genome shotgun sequence DNA encoding:
- the LOC140870774 gene encoding tetrahydroberberine oxidase-like, which encodes MKFLITISALILLLLSSWSSVADDHHDPDFDDFLECLTDEFKNNPSFSNEVYTPINSSYASILRFSIQNLRFDTPSTPKPLVIITPKQESEIPPVIYCAKENGMEIRTRSGGHDYEGLSYVSKIPFVVLDLINFSQVTVDAEAKTAWVQSGATLGSLYYSIAEKSQTLGFPAGVCPTIGVGGHLSGGGYGTIMRKYGLAADNVIDARIVDVNGKILDRQSMGEDLFWAIRGGGGASFGVILSWKLQLVDVPANVTVFTIDRTLEQNATQLLHKWQYIAHNFDKDLFVRVILTRMNSNQDNGRNYTIRASFNSLFLGGIDRLLPIMQESFPELGLVREDCVEMSWIQSILYFAGFPIDSREILLNRTQPSVRYFKAKSDYVQDPIPEYGLEGLWRLFYEAEAAEAVLILSPYGGRMDEIPASSIPFPHRAGNLYKIQHLVYWEDAQAQNSDSYINWIRRVYSYMAPYVSKLPRSAYINYRDLDIGVNNENGGTSYPQASIWGFKYFNNNFDRLVRVKTAADPENFFKNEQSIPSLLSQWKD